A window of the Hyphomicrobiales bacterium genome harbors these coding sequences:
- a CDS encoding Do family serine endopeptidase, giving the protein MKYLSSLLFVLFVSAPLATATPSVAEEGFVDNLRGGLKSVPSSSGEVRLTFAPVVKRTAPAVVNVYASRMVQQRQSPFANDPFFDRFFGKKGFGRTQPRVKNDLGSGVMVDPAGIVVTNFHVIRNAVDVKVALSDGREFVAEVILKDQETDLAVLKLQSDGEAFPALNFAPQSSVEVGDLVLAIGNPFGVGQTVTQGIVSALARSQQNGSISNSNFFIQTDASINPGNSGGALVDVNGDIVGINTAIYSRSGGSIGIGFAIPSDMVRTVVNSALQGSAKVERPWVGARFQNVDSELAATLELKRPSGVLVTGIFENGPADEAGLEIGDLIVEVNGEPFRDINAFNYHLATQGVGKQVDITILRNGTSDELGLEVIAPPETIERDDRTLEGRNPLAGAIVANLSPALAAELRFKGAEKGVIVINAPRRSIARRYGLRTGDIIVRLNGEDVTSTQQLEELVQGRRATWRFAVSRKGQLLETNDIPG; this is encoded by the coding sequence ATGAAGTATCTCAGCTCATTGTTGTTTGTCTTGTTTGTTTCCGCACCCCTTGCAACGGCAACGCCTTCAGTTGCTGAAGAAGGGTTTGTTGATAACCTTCGGGGCGGTTTGAAATCTGTGCCATCCTCAAGCGGTGAGGTGCGCCTAACTTTTGCACCCGTTGTAAAGAGAACGGCTCCAGCTGTTGTGAATGTCTACGCAAGTCGCATGGTTCAACAACGCCAAAGCCCCTTTGCCAATGATCCCTTTTTTGATCGCTTTTTCGGTAAGAAGGGGTTTGGTCGGACGCAACCACGGGTGAAGAACGATCTTGGCTCTGGTGTGATGGTCGATCCAGCGGGTATCGTTGTGACAAACTTCCACGTCATTCGTAATGCAGTCGACGTAAAAGTTGCGCTGTCAGATGGTCGTGAATTTGTGGCTGAGGTGATTTTGAAAGATCAAGAAACCGACCTCGCTGTTTTGAAATTGCAAAGTGACGGAGAAGCATTTCCGGCCCTAAACTTTGCACCGCAATCGAGCGTAGAAGTCGGCGACCTTGTGCTTGCGATTGGCAACCCGTTCGGCGTTGGTCAAACCGTGACACAAGGCATCGTGTCCGCACTCGCTCGTTCGCAGCAAAATGGTTCAATTTCCAATTCAAACTTTTTCATCCAAACAGATGCTTCCATTAATCCAGGAAATTCTGGTGGTGCGTTGGTTGATGTGAATGGCGATATCGTTGGTATCAACACGGCTATTTACTCCCGCTCTGGCGGATCTATCGGCATTGGTTTTGCTATTCCCTCAGACATGGTGAGAACCGTGGTGAATTCAGCTCTTCAAGGCAGCGCAAAAGTTGAACGCCCTTGGGTCGGTGCTCGGTTCCAAAATGTTGATTCAGAGTTAGCCGCTACCCTTGAGCTGAAACGACCATCGGGTGTGCTTGTTACGGGTATTTTTGAAAATGGCCCAGCGGATGAAGCTGGTCTGGAAATTGGAGATTTGATTGTTGAGGTAAACGGCGAGCCATTCCGAGACATAAATGCCTTCAATTACCATTTGGCGACCCAAGGTGTTGGCAAGCAGGTGGATATTACAATTTTGCGGAACGGTACTTCCGACGAATTGGGATTGGAAGTCATTGCGCCACCTGAAACCATTGAACGCGATGATCGAACTTTGGAAGGCCGCAATCCTTTGGCCGGAGCGATTGTTGCAAACCTCTCTCCAGCGCTTGCTGCTGAGCTGCGGTTTAAAGGTGCAGAAAAAGGCGTCATTGTTATCAATGCGCCACGGCGCTCTATCGCTCGTCGGTATGGATTGCGCACAGGCGACATCATTGTGCGGTTGAATGGAGAAGACGTAACCTCCACGCAGCAATTGGAAGAGTTAGTGCAGGGGCGTCGCGCCACATGGCGGTTTGCTGTAAGCCGTAAGGGACAATTGCTAGAAACAAACGATATTCCTGGGTGA
- the crcB gene encoding fluoride efflux transporter CrcB, whose product MAHLLYVALGGAIGASLRHLSGLAALRLLGSGFPYGTFFVNVVGSFLMGVLIAWLTRKGANVGPEWRLLLATGVLGGFTTFSAFSLDAVLLWERGESGAAIGYVIGSVALSLLALMAGLMLVRASS is encoded by the coding sequence ATGGCGCATTTGCTTTATGTGGCATTAGGTGGCGCGATTGGCGCGAGCCTTCGACACCTTTCAGGTTTGGCAGCTTTGCGCCTGTTGGGTTCTGGTTTTCCCTATGGCACGTTTTTCGTCAATGTGGTCGGCTCGTTTCTTATGGGCGTCTTGATTGCTTGGCTTACTCGTAAGGGGGCAAATGTTGGTCCTGAATGGCGTCTTTTGCTTGCAACGGGCGTTTTAGGCGGGTTCACCACATTCTCCGCTTTTTCGCTCGATGCCGTGCTTTTATGGGAACGAGGGGAAAGTGGGGCCGCAATTGGCTATGTTATCGGCTCTGTAGCGCTTTCTCTACTTGCACTAATGGCTGGTCTCATGCTTGTAAGGGCCTCAAGTTAA
- a CDS encoding replication-associated recombination protein A: MADLFASSDLAKDAPRPLADRLRPQLLNEVIGQDHLVGEGGVLSRMLRTRSLGSLIFWGPPGTGKTTTARLLANETDLAFEQISAIFSGVADLKKMFEVARARRMSGKGTLLFVDEIHRFNRAQQDSFLPVMEDGTVVLVGATTENPSFELNAALLSRAQVLTFKSLDEEAISGLLERAEALEDKKLPLDASARASLVRMADGDGRASLMLAEEVWRAVGEDEVLDADSLQNLLQRRAPVYDKGQDGHYNLISALHKAVRGSDPDAALYYLARMFVAGEDPLFLGRRLVRMASEDIGLADPQALVIANAAKDAYDYLGSPEGELALAEACVYLATAPKSNAVYVAYKAAMRSAKENGSLLPPKHILNAPTKLMKEEGYGSNYHYDHNAPQAFSGQNYFPEKMGRETYYEPVERGFERDIKKRIDYWNGLRAERGES; this comes from the coding sequence ATGGCTGACCTGTTCGCCTCCAGTGACCTAGCGAAAGACGCGCCTCGGCCTTTAGCAGACCGTTTGCGTCCGCAATTGCTCAATGAGGTGATCGGCCAAGATCATTTGGTGGGAGAGGGCGGTGTCCTTTCCAGAATGCTGCGCACCCGCTCGCTCGGTTCGCTCATCTTTTGGGGACCACCTGGAACGGGCAAGACAACGACAGCCAGATTGCTTGCCAATGAGACTGATCTTGCTTTTGAACAAATCTCAGCAATCTTTTCTGGTGTGGCTGATCTCAAGAAAATGTTCGAGGTTGCTCGCGCTCGCCGCATGAGCGGGAAGGGCACTTTGTTGTTTGTGGACGAGATCCACCGTTTCAACCGCGCTCAGCAAGATAGCTTCTTGCCCGTTATGGAAGACGGCACCGTGGTGCTGGTTGGTGCCACAACAGAGAACCCATCGTTTGAGCTTAATGCGGCGCTTTTGTCTCGTGCGCAGGTTTTGACCTTCAAATCACTGGATGAAGAGGCAATTAGCGGGCTTTTAGAGCGCGCTGAGGCGCTTGAAGACAAAAAACTGCCATTGGATGCCTCAGCCCGCGCTTCCCTTGTGCGTATGGCTGACGGGGATGGTCGCGCCTCGCTGATGTTGGCTGAAGAAGTTTGGCGGGCAGTGGGTGAAGATGAGGTGCTTGATGCAGACAGCCTGCAAAACCTCCTCCAGCGCCGTGCCCCTGTTTATGACAAGGGCCAAGACGGTCACTACAACCTTATCTCAGCGCTTCATAAGGCGGTGCGGGGCTCTGACCCTGATGCTGCACTTTATTATTTGGCCCGCATGTTTGTGGCGGGTGAAGACCCGCTGTTTTTAGGGCGACGTTTGGTGCGCATGGCGAGTGAGGATATTGGCCTTGCTGATCCACAGGCGCTTGTTATCGCTAATGCAGCAAAAGACGCCTACGATTATCTCGGTTCACCAGAGGGCGAATTGGCTTTGGCTGAAGCCTGCGTCTATCTCGCGACGGCACCAAAATCGAACGCCGTTTATGTGGCTTACAAAGCGGCGATGCGGTCGGCCAAAGAAAATGGCTCATTGCTTCCGCCAAAACACATTTTGAACGCGCCGACAAAGCTGATGAAAGAAGAAGGCTACGGCTCGAACTATCATTATGATCATAACGCGCCACAGGCTTTTTCAGGCCAGAACTATTTCCCTGAGAAGATGGGCCGCGAAACTTATTATGAGCCTGTCGAACGTGGCTTTGAGCGAGACATCAAAAAGCGGATAGACTATTGGAACGGTTTGCGGGCTGAGCGAGGGGAGAGCTAA